The genomic region TGTTCAATCGTAGTAGATATTTGCAAGCGTTGGGGGTAGCCTATTTAGCACCTCCAGGAATTGGTGAAATAACCAATAAAGAAGCCTTGTTGGCACAGTACGAAGGTTGGAGAGGTTAGTCAATTAGGATCTTCGCCTTGTTAAGTCCTAAGTTTTTCGTTCCTAACTTGATAATTAACATTCATATTGCTCTTAGTCCAATTGCTTAACTCATAGGCCCTGGAATTACAAACGTGGTTCTAGGGTCTATTTATTTACATACTGAGGCACAATTATTTGTAGGATGGGTTTTCAACCCATCCTACGTTCATCTTATATTTAATTCCACCCACCCATTTATTCAAGATCAAAACAACAGTTGATAGCAAGTTCTGCATGATCAACTAATATCTGTTTTTCCAGCGGAAAAACCTCATATTGGGGGGTTTTAGTTAATAGTTGGGCAATTCTGTTATGGGAGTTTTCTATAACCGATGGGGTTAGAGAACCATTGTGCAAACAAGAAATGAAATTTTCAGCTATTTTATAGGTTTTTTCAATGGATGAAGAGCTTATATTGCGAGAAACTAAAAATAAATCACACCCAGCATTAAAAGCACGTGCTACTGTTTGAGGATAAACAAACATATCTGCAACCGCTTTCATATCTAAGTCATCAGAAACCACTACCCCAGAAAAATTCAATTCCTGTCTTAAAATCTGATGAAGAATAGTAGTTGATATTGTAGCTGGAAGATCCGGGTCAATTTGTGGAAACAGTATGTGTGCTGTCATCACCAGTGGTATTTGTTCCTGAATAAGAACTTCAAAAGGTATTAACTCTCGATTCTTTAAATCTTCTAAACTCAAATTCAAGACTGGTAACTCCAGATGAGAGTCTTGACTAGTATCTCCATGACCAGGAAAATGTTTAGCACAACCAAGAATACCCGACTCCTTTAGTCCACGATAGTACTCTGTAGCGTTTTGACCAGCTAAGTTAGCTATTTGACTAAAAGCACGTAAACCAATAACAGGGTTTTGAGGATTAGAAAAAATATCCGCCACGGGAGCAAAAGAAAGGTTGATCCCTAAAGATCTTAATTCCAATCCAGTTGCTTTTGCTACTTGATATGATCGAGACCTAAGTAAATGGGCAACGGGGAACCGTGTGATGGGTAATGGTGTTCTAACTACCTTTCCACCCTCATGGTCTAGGGCTGTAAACAGCAGTTCTCGCTCAGTATATTCACGAATATTAGTAAGTAGTTTTTTGAACTCTTCTAACCAGATGGGATAGGGTGTGCCATCGAGAAAGTTTTTGGCGAAAAAAATCACACCAACGGGTTTTAAATCGCTTAGTACCCGTTTGTCATCATCCGTGAGAGTTGTACCGGAAACTCCGAGAATTAAATGATTACCAAATTGCTGTAGATGTTGGGACATGGATTGCTAAAAGCATGGGGATGCAACGGGACTTTTTCCCCAAGCCAGGTTAAATGTAACAGAATGCAAAGTATAATGAAAACGTCAAAACAATTAAGAAATATTGAAAACAGTAGGGTTAAATGCGAGTAGTCATCGCCGGTGCTGGTCTAGCAGGACTTTCCTGCGCAAAATATCTAGTAGATGCAGGTTACACCCCCATTGTCTTGGAGCGTAGGGATGTATTGGGTGGTCTAGTAGCGGCGTGGAAAGACTCCGATGGTGACTGGTATGAAACCGGTTTACACGCCTTTTTCGGGGCATATCCCAACATGCTACAACTGCTCAAGGAATTGGGCATTGAGGACAGACTTCAGTGGAAACAACACACGCTGATTTTTAATCAACCTGATAAGCCTGGAACGCTATCAAGATTTGATGTTCCTGATATTCCTTCACCTTTTAATATCATTGTCTCGATTCTACGTAACAATGATATGTTGACATGGGAACAAAAACTTCGTTTTGCTGTTGGTTTGTTGCCCGCTATAGTCCGAGGTCAAGAATATGTGGAGGAAATGGATAAATACAGCTTTGCTGAGTGGTTAAAAGGACAAGGCATAGGTGAAAGGGTGGCTAGCGATGTATTTATTGCTGCATCTAAGGCTTTGACCTTTATCAACCCAGATCAGGTATCTTCCACAATTTTACTGACCGCCCTCAATCGGTTTTTACAAGAACGGTATGGCTCAAAAATTGCCTTTTTAGATGGATCTCCTACGGAAAGGCTTTGTCAACCTATTGTGGATTATATTACTCAAAAGGGAGGTGAGGTTAGACTTAATGCTCCTTTAAAAGAGATTATGCTCAATCCTGATGGAACGGTTAGGGGATTTTTATTACGCGGGTTAGATGGAAAACCTGATGAAGTCATTACAGCTGATTTTTACGTTTCCGCTATGTCCGTTGATCCTTTAAAAGTAATGTTGCCAGAACCTTGGCGACAAATGGAATTTTTCCAAAAGCTGGAAGGTTTGGAAGGTGTTCCGGTAATTAATCTCCATTTATGGTTTGATCAGAAATTGACGGATATTGATCACCTACTTTTTTCTCGGTCACCATTACTTAGTGTTTATGCTGATATGAGCAATACTTGTCGTGAATATTCTAATCCTGATCGATCAATGTTGGAACTAGTTCTAGCTCCAGCCCAAGATTGGATTGATAAGTCCGACGAAGAAATAGTATCAGCGACCATGACTGAGTTACAAAAGCTCTTTCCCCACCACTTTGGGGGAGAGGAACCAGCCAAACTGCTGAAATCTCATGTGGTGAAAACTCCCCGTTCGGTTTACAAAGCGACTCCAGGTCGTCAAAAGTATCGTCCACCCCAGAAAACTCCCATCGCCAATTTCTTTTTAAGTGGGAGTTACACCATGCAACGTTATTTAGGCAGCATGGAGGGGGCCGTACTTTCCGGTAAACTGACAGCCCAGGCCATCTCCCATATCCCAACGCTAAATCGACCGCCTGCAAAGAATGCTGCAACTGCCTGATTCCCCTCCGCGCATGAAAACCCTGGTCTCTGTCCATGAGTCCTATAAACTTTGTCAGGAACTTACAGCCAAGTATGCTAAAACCTTCTACTTGGGCACCCTGTTGATGAGTCCGACAAAGCGTCAATCTGTTTGGGCAATATACGCTTGGTGTCGCCGTACAGATGAACTAGTTGATGGCCCTGCGGCCACTAAAACCACTCCAGAAACTCTCGCACAGTGGGAAAACCAGCTAGATTCTATTTTTGCTGGTTGCCCATTGGATAATTATGATGTGGCCCTGGTTGATACTCTCCAGCACTTTCCCCTGGAAATTCAACCCTTTAGGGATATGATTGCTGGACAGCGCATGGATCTCTATCGCAGTCGTTATGAAACTTTTGAGGATTTATATCTCTACTGCTATCGTGTGGCGGGTACTGTTGGTTTGATGTCAACTACTATTATGGGTGTAGATACTAATGTTTATTCTGCACCTTGGTATCGAGATATACAACCTTATTTGCCTGTTGAGGAAGCGATCGCTTTGGGTATAGCTAACCAGTTAACCAATATTCTCAGGGATGTGGGTGAAGACGCTCGCCGTGGTAGGATCTATATACCCTTGGAAGACTTGAAAAAATTCAGCTATTCTCCAGAAGAGCTGTTGCAAGGCGTTTTGGATGACCGTTGGCGTTCTCTCATGCGATTCCAGATTAAACGCGCTCGAGAATTTTATACCAAGGCTGACCGTGGCATTAGCTATCTGGCCCAGGATGCTCGCTGGCCAGTTTGGGCTGCTTCTATGCTCTATGGAAAAATTCTGGATGTAATTGAGCGTAATGACTATCAGGTGTTTAGCCAACGCGCTTACGTTCCTCAACTGCAAAAGATCAGTACCTTGCCTTTGGCCTGGATGCGATCGCAAGTTTTGTGACATTTACTAACAATTGGAATGGGACAAGTATAACGGTGAGAGTAACTTCCTGTTAAACCGATTTCATGCCCATTCCCTAATTTGCTAGTTTAAGCTGGTTTAATTTATTTTTTGCAGTTGTGCTACCTTGGGGTCGATAATTTTTTGACCCAAACTGGTAAATTTAATTGCCAGGGATATTTTTTCATCACTGGCAAAAACATGAGTAATTACACCTTTGCCAAAAGTTTTGTGTAGTACTTGTTCACCAACACGCCAGTTGTTAGTTTCTCCAGGGGTTTTTGGCGTGATTGTTGTGGATTTGGTAGACCTAGCAGCACGGATTTTTGACTTAGTAGTTAATAGGTGCTGGGGTAGTTCTCCCAGAAATTGTGATGGCAATGCTGGTTCTCTAGAGCCATACAACCTTCTTTCTCTGGCATGGGATAGGTACAATCGCTCTTGGGTACGAGTGATTCCCACATAACATAATCTTCTTTCTTCTTCTAAAGCTTTAGGATCTTGTAGAGAACGATAACCGGGAAATAGGCCCTGTTCTAAACCAACTAAAAACACTATGGGGAACTCCAACCCTTTAGAAGCGTGCAAGGTCATCAGAGAAACCGCATCCCTGGCTTCGCTCAAATTGTCTAAATCTGAACTTAATGCTGCACTTTGCAAAAATGCTTGTAAAGAAATATCATTTCCCCTGTTTTCGTCTTGGAACTGGGATACAGCATTATATAGTTCCTTAACATTACTAATTCTATTATCAGCTTCATCTGTTCCCTGGTCCATTAAATCCCGGAGGTACCCAGAATCTTCCAGAATTCCTTCCAAGACTTCTGATGCGGGAACTTGAGTCGTTTGCCATTTTTTAATCATGCTAGTAAAACCAGTCAAAGATTTTGCCGCACGTCCGGTCAAGGTGTTTACAGAAGTTTCATCACTCAATATCTCCCATAGGGTAGTACCTAACTGTTGGGAAGCGTTAATCAAAGCATCTATAGTAGATTTACCGATACCTCTTCGGGGAGTATTAATTATCCTTAATAGACTTACCGTATCTGCAGGATTATTAATTGCTCTTAAATAGGCAATAACATCTTTGATTTCCTTCCGGTCATAAAACTTCATGCCTCCCACCACGGTGTAGGGGATTTGATATTTTACCAGCAGTTCCTCAAAGGGTCGAGATTGGGCATTAGTACGATAGAGAATA from Cylindrospermopsis curvispora GIHE-G1 harbors:
- the pds gene encoding 15-cis-phytoene desaturase, which produces MRVVIAGAGLAGLSCAKYLVDAGYTPIVLERRDVLGGLVAAWKDSDGDWYETGLHAFFGAYPNMLQLLKELGIEDRLQWKQHTLIFNQPDKPGTLSRFDVPDIPSPFNIIVSILRNNDMLTWEQKLRFAVGLLPAIVRGQEYVEEMDKYSFAEWLKGQGIGERVASDVFIAASKALTFINPDQVSSTILLTALNRFLQERYGSKIAFLDGSPTERLCQPIVDYITQKGGEVRLNAPLKEIMLNPDGTVRGFLLRGLDGKPDEVITADFYVSAMSVDPLKVMLPEPWRQMEFFQKLEGLEGVPVINLHLWFDQKLTDIDHLLFSRSPLLSVYADMSNTCREYSNPDRSMLELVLAPAQDWIDKSDEEIVSATMTELQKLFPHHFGGEEPAKLLKSHVVKTPRSVYKATPGRQKYRPPQKTPIANFFLSGSYTMQRYLGSMEGAVLSGKLTAQAISHIPTLNRPPAKNAATA
- the nagZ gene encoding beta-N-acetylhexosaminidase — translated: MSQHLQQFGNHLILGVSGTTLTDDDKRVLSDLKPVGVIFFAKNFLDGTPYPIWLEEFKKLLTNIREYTERELLFTALDHEGGKVVRTPLPITRFPVAHLLRSRSYQVAKATGLELRSLGINLSFAPVADIFSNPQNPVIGLRAFSQIANLAGQNATEYYRGLKESGILGCAKHFPGHGDTSQDSHLELPVLNLSLEDLKNRELIPFEVLIQEQIPLVMTAHILFPQIDPDLPATISTTILHQILRQELNFSGVVVSDDLDMKAVADMFVYPQTVARAFNAGCDLFLVSRNISSSSIEKTYKIAENFISCLHNGSLTPSVIENSHNRIAQLLTKTPQYEVFPLEKQILVDHAELAINCCFDLE
- the crtB gene encoding 15-cis-phytoene synthase CrtB, encoding MLQLPDSPPRMKTLVSVHESYKLCQELTAKYAKTFYLGTLLMSPTKRQSVWAIYAWCRRTDELVDGPAATKTTPETLAQWENQLDSIFAGCPLDNYDVALVDTLQHFPLEIQPFRDMIAGQRMDLYRSRYETFEDLYLYCYRVAGTVGLMSTTIMGVDTNVYSAPWYRDIQPYLPVEEAIALGIANQLTNILRDVGEDARRGRIYIPLEDLKKFSYSPEELLQGVLDDRWRSLMRFQIKRAREFYTKADRGISYLAQDARWPVWAASMLYGKILDVIERNDYQVFSQRAYVPQLQKISTLPLAWMRSQVL